In Panacibacter ginsenosidivorans, the following proteins share a genomic window:
- a CDS encoding sensor histidine kinase — translation MIQYWLNGRTLLFIIAVSIVTGTIFYSQYLSKKIAADEKQRVETWVEAQKTIMNATDQTSLNLAAKISSENKDIPIIETDEKDKINPGNCVNLDSASIASDKHYLSKKLEEFRKQNDPITLILIDSPYTANKYYFGESVLQKEVRYYPIVQLIIVGLFIIITVIAQRTSYISTQNQLWAGMAKETAHQLGTPVSSLKGWIEVLKEIPGNEKVNTEIEKDVKRLELITDRFGKIGSKPSLELCNLSEQVSSMVEYIKKRSGGKVDFIFNTNGASEIIAMISPPLFDWVIENLLKNALDAMEGKGKITINMTDTVSQVKIDITDTGKGINKANLQHVFEPGFTTKKRGWGLGLTLAKRIIEQYHKGAIYVKSSEPGKGTTFRIELNK, via the coding sequence ATGATACAATACTGGTTGAATGGCAGAACACTTTTATTCATAATCGCAGTAAGCATTGTTACGGGCACAATTTTTTATTCTCAATACCTCTCTAAAAAAATTGCGGCAGATGAAAAACAAAGAGTTGAAACCTGGGTAGAAGCACAAAAAACAATTATGAATGCTACAGACCAGACAAGTCTTAATCTTGCTGCAAAAATATCTTCTGAAAATAAGGATATACCAATTATAGAAACAGATGAAAAGGACAAAATAAATCCGGGCAATTGTGTAAATCTTGATTCAGCAAGTATAGCCAGTGATAAACATTATCTGTCTAAAAAATTAGAAGAATTTAGAAAACAGAATGACCCCATAACACTTATATTAATAGACAGCCCCTATACAGCCAATAAATATTATTTTGGTGAAAGTGTGTTACAAAAGGAAGTACGTTATTATCCTATCGTACAACTAATTATTGTAGGTCTCTTTATAATTATAACGGTAATAGCACAACGAACTTCTTATATAAGTACACAAAACCAGTTATGGGCTGGGATGGCTAAAGAAACAGCACACCAGCTTGGCACGCCGGTAAGCAGCCTTAAAGGATGGATTGAAGTATTAAAAGAAATTCCAGGCAATGAAAAGGTAAATACTGAAATAGAAAAGGACGTAAAGCGTCTTGAGCTTATCACCGATCGTTTTGGCAAAATAGGCAGCAAACCAAGTCTTGAACTTTGCAACCTTTCAGAGCAGGTGAGCAGCATGGTTGAATACATTAAAAAAAGGTCTGGTGGCAAAGTTGATTTTATTTTCAACACAAATGGAGCAAGTGAAATAATTGCAATGATATCTCCGCCATTATTCGATTGGGTAATTGAGAACCTTTTAAAGAATGCCCTTGATGCCATGGAAGGAAAGGGGAAAATTACTATAAATATGACTGATACAGTAAGCCAGGTTAAAATAGACATAACAGATACCGGAAAAGGAATTAACAAAGCCAATCTTCAACATGTTTTTGAACCCGGTTTTACTACCAAGAAAAGAGGTTGGGGTCTCGGTCTTACACTCGCCAAAAGAATAATTGAACAATACCACAAAGGTGCTATTTACGTAAAATCAAGCGAGCCTGGAAAAGGCACTACTTTCAGGATAGAATTGAACAAATAG
- the holA gene encoding DNA polymerase III subunit delta gives MSAEKIISEWKKKNFKSLYWLEGEEPYYIDMVINYAEHHILNESEAGFNLTVFYGRDADWASVVNACMRYPMFAEKQVVLLKEAQQMKDIEKLENYVSRPLVSTIFVVGYKDKKLDARTKFAKLIKEKGEVVTTKKLYDNQLPEWTGQMIASHGLTINPRALALLVDHIGNDLNRLQNEVEKLSVNLGARKSITEEDIEKYIGISKEFNVFELQDAIAQKNLAKAIRIIQYFAANPKAAPIQLLLPTLYSYFSKIYSIYGMENKNEQALFGIFRNNFAVKAAQLSMNNYGYDGVEKILLLLHQYNLKSIGINDSGTEDADLMKEMVVKIMA, from the coding sequence ATGTCCGCAGAAAAGATCATCTCAGAGTGGAAAAAGAAAAATTTCAAATCGCTTTACTGGCTGGAAGGCGAAGAGCCTTATTACATAGATATGGTAATTAATTATGCGGAACACCATATTCTCAATGAAAGCGAAGCAGGCTTTAATCTTACTGTTTTTTATGGACGCGATGCTGACTGGGCATCTGTCGTAAATGCCTGCATGCGTTACCCCATGTTTGCCGAAAAACAAGTGGTATTGCTGAAAGAAGCGCAACAGATGAAAGATATTGAAAAGTTGGAAAATTATGTGAGCAGGCCTTTGGTCTCTACCATTTTTGTAGTAGGCTATAAAGACAAAAAATTAGATGCACGTACCAAATTTGCGAAGCTCATTAAAGAAAAGGGCGAAGTCGTTACTACCAAAAAGTTATACGATAATCAGCTTCCTGAATGGACGGGACAAATGATCGCATCGCATGGTTTAACCATTAACCCAAGAGCATTAGCATTATTGGTAGATCATATTGGTAATGATCTTAACCGCTTACAAAACGAAGTAGAAAAGCTTTCTGTAAATCTTGGCGCCAGGAAAAGTATTACAGAAGAAGACATTGAAAAATATATTGGCATCAGCAAAGAATTCAATGTATTTGAACTGCAGGATGCGATTGCGCAAAAGAATCTTGCAAAAGCTATACGCATCATTCAATACTTCGCTGCTAACCCTAAAGCAGCTCCCATACAATTATTACTGCCAACATTATATAGTTATTTCAGTAAAATATATTCTATCTATGGCATGGAAAATAAAAATGAACAGGCGCTGTTTGGAATATTCAGAAATAATTTTGCTGTAAAAGCGGCACAACTTTCTATGAATAATTACGGCTATGATGGTGTAGAAAAAATATTGCTTTTGCTGCATCAATACAATTTAAAAAGTATCGGTATTAACGACAGCGGTACGGAAGATGCTGACCTGATGAAAGAAATGGTTGTGAAGATAATGGCGTGA
- the trmB gene encoding tRNA (guanosine(46)-N7)-methyltransferase TrmB → MGQKKLIRFAEIKSFSNVLEYPAGIKGKWNDFFKNTSPIILELACGKGEYAIGLSRLYPQRNFIGIDIKGNRIWRGAKTALEEGLSNVAFVRSQIDKVTDYFSKDEVAEIWITFPDPQLRLSRMKKRLTHPRFLRLYQQFLQHNGLVHLKTDSPVLYNFTKTVINLYDLELLDDYDDVYRQTTPGKELSIKTHYEGLDIAGSNRIHYLQFRLNKIIDPLKDKILKNMIGEQQID, encoded by the coding sequence ATGGGACAAAAAAAACTCATACGTTTTGCAGAGATCAAAAGTTTTTCAAATGTGCTGGAATATCCGGCAGGTATAAAAGGCAAGTGGAACGATTTTTTTAAAAATACAAGCCCGATTATTTTAGAACTTGCCTGCGGCAAAGGAGAATATGCTATTGGATTAAGCAGGCTTTACCCGCAAAGAAATTTTATTGGTATAGATATTAAAGGAAACAGGATATGGCGTGGTGCAAAAACAGCGCTTGAGGAAGGGCTTTCCAATGTTGCTTTTGTACGCTCACAGATAGATAAGGTTACTGATTATTTTAGTAAGGATGAGGTTGCAGAGATATGGATAACTTTTCCAGACCCGCAGTTGCGTTTATCAAGAATGAAGAAGCGCCTTACGCACCCAAGGTTTTTAAGATTATACCAGCAGTTTTTGCAACATAATGGACTGGTTCATTTAAAAACAGACAGCCCGGTACTTTATAATTTCACCAAAACTGTTATCAACCTTTACGACCTTGAATTGTTAGATGATTATGATGATGTGTACAGGCAAACCACCCCAGGAAAAGAATTAAGTATAAAAACACATTATGAAGGATTGGATATAGCCGGTAGCAACCGCATTCATTACCTGCAGTTTCGATTGAATAAGATAATTGATCCCTTAAAAGACAAAATACTAAAAAACATGATCGGTGAGCAGCAAATTGATTGA
- a CDS encoding TonB-dependent receptor plug domain-containing protein, translated as MQKPFFLLFIIMLPLSLFAQVKNKEAFTTNLQQLGNGFPQEKIYIQFDKPAYAPGETIWYKAYIVSGTTPSLISANLYVDCADPAGKVLSHMVLPVLQSSAKSNFDIPATYGGSSIHIRAYTKWMLNFDSAFLFEKDIRIIQQKAAVKTIPAINKPIVDFFPESGDCIAGINSKIAFKAIYDNGRPFTVKGSVVNSKGEVVADLKTIHDGMGYFYLDAKINEKYTARWKDEQGKQYETALPAVKNTGISLEVKIAEGKRGFVIKRNAASAGNLQQVQLVATMDQQLVYMANVNLKESLVAGGAIPVSELPTGILQLTVFDSNWVAVAERITFINNNDYIFEPEVGFSTLGTSKHGKNVLIINVPDTLEANLSVAVTDAAIGIDSSDNIVSRLLLTGELKGNVYKPAYYFSDNSDSLQNQLDLVMLTNGWRRIKWDDLTAGKMPTIKYPNDTSYLTLAGKVFGISAADIRQSAILFLILDHKSDSTRNALQVTLDKDGNFSDPNVILFDTTRIYYQFVANKDMVNSTEVAFNNGTLPSPAKIYFDKSKSRYFLDSAAENRTLFFANAEARLAKLMEGNTLQGVTVTTKTKSREQVLDEKYTSGLFSGGQARQFDVENDVSAQGSMDVLNYLKGRVAGLNISGQTGPGSQASVSWRGGTPSFYLNEMNVDVTQLTSISMSDVAFIKVFNPPFFGAFGGGGSGAIAVYTKKGGPNTAAKGKGLPSKLVIGYAPEKQFYSPNYGTFDQRNEYEDLRSTLYWNPMVITTGKNRLVRLTFYNNDITNSFRVIVEGVTKDGRIAHIEKLIE; from the coding sequence ATGCAAAAGCCTTTTTTTTTATTGTTTATTATAATGCTGCCCTTATCCTTGTTTGCACAGGTAAAAAACAAAGAAGCATTCACTACTAATCTCCAGCAATTAGGCAATGGGTTTCCCCAGGAAAAAATTTATATACAGTTCGATAAACCTGCCTATGCCCCAGGAGAAACTATCTGGTATAAAGCGTATATCGTTTCGGGTACAACACCTTCACTAATCAGTGCCAATTTGTATGTAGACTGTGCTGATCCTGCCGGTAAAGTATTATCACATATGGTACTGCCTGTTTTACAATCTTCTGCAAAAAGTAATTTCGATATACCTGCAACTTATGGGGGTAGTAGCATACACATAAGGGCGTACACTAAGTGGATGTTGAATTTTGATTCTGCTTTTCTTTTTGAAAAAGACATAAGAATAATTCAACAAAAAGCTGCAGTCAAAACTATACCGGCAATTAACAAGCCTATTGTAGATTTTTTTCCAGAAAGTGGAGACTGTATTGCAGGAATAAATAGTAAAATAGCATTTAAAGCAATATATGATAACGGAAGACCCTTTACTGTAAAAGGCAGCGTTGTAAATTCTAAAGGAGAAGTAGTTGCAGATCTAAAAACAATTCATGATGGTATGGGGTACTTCTACCTTGATGCTAAAATAAATGAAAAATATACAGCACGATGGAAAGATGAACAAGGCAAACAATACGAAACTGCATTGCCTGCGGTTAAGAATACAGGCATTTCTCTTGAAGTTAAGATAGCAGAAGGTAAGAGAGGATTTGTTATAAAGCGAAATGCGGCAAGCGCCGGAAACCTGCAACAGGTACAGCTGGTGGCAACAATGGATCAGCAGCTTGTATATATGGCCAATGTAAACCTAAAAGAATCCCTGGTGGCAGGTGGTGCGATTCCTGTTTCGGAACTTCCAACCGGTATATTGCAACTAACTGTGTTTGATTCAAACTGGGTAGCTGTAGCAGAGCGCATTACTTTTATTAATAACAACGATTACATTTTTGAACCTGAAGTTGGTTTTTCCACACTGGGAACTTCAAAGCATGGAAAAAATGTTTTGATAATAAATGTTCCTGATACGCTTGAAGCAAATCTTTCCGTGGCTGTAACGGATGCAGCTATTGGCATTGATAGCAGCGATAATATCGTTTCACGTTTGTTGCTCACAGGAGAATTGAAAGGTAATGTTTATAAACCAGCCTATTATTTTTCAGACAATAGTGATTCATTGCAGAATCAGTTAGATCTTGTTATGCTTACCAATGGCTGGCGACGTATAAAATGGGATGATCTTACAGCTGGAAAAATGCCAACGATAAAATATCCAAATGATACATCCTATCTGACTCTTGCAGGAAAAGTATTTGGAATTTCTGCTGCAGACATTAGACAATCTGCAATATTATTTCTAATACTAGATCATAAAAGTGATAGTACACGTAATGCCCTGCAAGTAACACTGGATAAGGACGGTAATTTTTCTGACCCCAATGTTATTCTTTTTGATACTACCAGGATATATTATCAGTTTGTTGCTAATAAAGACATGGTCAACTCTACCGAAGTTGCCTTTAATAATGGCACATTACCTTCCCCGGCGAAAATCTATTTTGATAAAAGTAAAAGCCGCTATTTTCTGGATAGCGCTGCCGAAAACCGCACTCTTTTCTTTGCAAATGCAGAAGCACGCCTTGCAAAGTTAATGGAAGGAAACACTTTACAGGGAGTAACGGTAACTACTAAAACAAAAAGCAGGGAGCAAGTGCTTGATGAAAAATATACTTCGGGTCTTTTTTCCGGCGGGCAGGCAAGACAGTTTGATGTGGAAAATGATGTATCTGCCCAGGGTTCAATGGATGTACTGAATTACTTAAAAGGCCGTGTAGCCGGGTTAAATATTTCAGGGCAAACTGGCCCAGGCAGTCAGGCTTCTGTTTCCTGGCGTGGCGGCACACCTTCTTTTTATTTAAATGAAATGAATGTTGATGTAACACAGCTAACAAGTATAAGTATGAGTGATGTTGCATTCATAAAAGTTTTCAATCCACCTTTTTTTGGAGCTTTTGGCGGTGGCGGAAGCGGAGCCATTGCTGTTTACACAAAAAAAGGGGGACCGAATACAGCGGCTAAAGGCAAAGGCCTGCCTTCAAAACTGGTTATTGGTTATGCGCCGGAAAAACAATTCTATTCTCCTAATTACGGAACTTTCGACCAGCGCAATGAATATGAAGATCTGCGTTCTACTTTATATTGGAACCCTATGGTTATAACTACCGGTAAAAACCGGTTGGTCAGGCTAACTTTTTATAATAACGATATTACAAACAGCTTTCGGGTAATTGTTGAAGGAGTAACAAAAGATGGCAGAATTGCACATATTGAAAAATTGATTGAATAA
- a CDS encoding DUF5522 domain-containing protein has product MSSKLIEQTHYYFNEAGLMVFTSAYHLERGYCCGNGCLHCPYNFEAVPEPQKTYLLQQRKNNAIAKDSSE; this is encoded by the coding sequence GTGAGCAGCAAATTGATTGAACAAACACATTATTATTTTAATGAAGCTGGTTTAATGGTTTTTACAAGTGCATACCACCTGGAACGCGGTTATTGCTGTGGTAATGGCTGTTTACACTGTCCCTATAATTTTGAAGCTGTTCCCGAACCGCAAAAAACCTATTTATTACAGCAAAGAAAGAACAATGCTATTGCAAAAGATTCATCCGAATAG
- the yihA gene encoding ribosome biogenesis GTP-binding protein YihA/YsxC — MKIKEAAYVISSPSVEQCPKPDKPEYAFIGRSNVGKSSLINMICGRDALAKISASPGKTKLINHFIVNKEWYLVDLPGYGYAKISQSERKKWEKMIEDYLRKRESLVNIFVLIDSRHMPQKIDIEFVNQLGEWQIPFTLVFTKADKEKPGAVDRHVKAFLDIMRQTWQFLPQSFVTSATKKQGRDEILTFITECNKRVKEG, encoded by the coding sequence ATGAAAATAAAAGAAGCGGCATATGTTATCTCAAGCCCATCAGTAGAGCAATGTCCAAAACCTGATAAGCCTGAATATGCTTTCATTGGTCGTAGTAATGTAGGAAAATCTTCACTCATTAATATGATCTGCGGAAGAGACGCGCTTGCAAAAATTTCCGCTTCTCCTGGTAAAACAAAACTCATCAATCATTTTATTGTAAACAAAGAGTGGTACCTCGTGGATTTGCCTGGATATGGCTATGCAAAGATTTCACAAAGCGAAAGAAAGAAATGGGAAAAGATGATCGAAGATTACCTGCGCAAAAGAGAAAGCCTTGTAAATATTTTTGTTTTGATAGATAGCAGGCACATGCCACAGAAAATAGATATCGAATTTGTAAACCAGTTGGGCGAATGGCAAATACCTTTTACACTTGTTTTTACCAAAGCAGATAAAGAAAAGCCCGGTGCCGTCGATCGCCATGTAAAAGCATTTCTTGATATCATGCGACAGACCTGGCAGTTTCTTCCACAAAGTTTTGTAACAAGCGCAACAAAGAAACAGGGAAGAGATGAGATATTAACTTTTATAACTGAATGTAACAAGCGTGTAAAAGAAGGTTAA
- a CDS encoding ribonuclease H-like domain-containing protein, with protein MNIVNGDLSVYDLLVIDIETVPQYPEYAQLPEQWKSLWCDKISKTVPENFSAEDTYQQRAGILAEFGKVICISTGYFCLNENKVLTLRLKSVFGDDEKSLLQSFIEITDKLYKHNKNFQFAGHNIREFDIPYLCRRMLINKVNLPAYLNLHGAKPWEVRMIDTLQWWKFGDYKHYTSLHLLANVLDVPTSKTDINGADVQHVYYKEKNLQRIVDYCQRDVVVVANLLLRFKNLPLLKEENITIVS; from the coding sequence ATGAATATAGTTAATGGTGATTTATCTGTATATGATTTATTGGTAATTGATATTGAAACTGTACCACAGTACCCGGAATATGCGCAGCTACCGGAACAATGGAAAAGCCTCTGGTGCGACAAGATTTCCAAAACCGTGCCAGAAAATTTTTCGGCTGAAGACACTTACCAGCAAAGGGCCGGCATACTTGCAGAGTTTGGAAAAGTAATCTGTATAAGCACTGGTTATTTTTGTTTAAATGAGAATAAAGTATTAACACTTCGCTTGAAAAGCGTTTTCGGCGATGATGAAAAGTCGTTGCTGCAATCATTTATAGAGATAACAGATAAATTGTATAAACATAATAAAAATTTTCAATTTGCAGGTCATAATATAAGAGAGTTTGATATTCCATATCTCTGTCGCCGCATGCTTATCAATAAAGTAAATCTGCCTGCTTATTTAAACCTGCACGGCGCTAAACCTTGGGAAGTAAGAATGATTGATACATTGCAATGGTGGAAGTTTGGTGATTATAAGCATTACACATCGCTTCATCTGCTGGCCAATGTACTGGATGTGCCCACTTCGAAAACAGATATTAATGGCGCTGATGTGCAGCATGTATATTATAAAGAAAAAAACCTGCAGCGTATTGTTGATTATTGTCAGCGTGATGTAGTTGTTGTAGCTAACCTTCTGTTGCGTTTCAAAAATCTTCCTTTATTGAAAGAAGAGAATATTACTATTGTTTCTTAA
- a CDS encoding serine hydrolase, translated as MLRPTLLLLLCIPLILTAQKTDTKLQSQIKFLLQGFHGNVGVFVHDLKHNKIVALNADSVFPTASIVKMPILLGIMDKITTGQLNYHQRLTYTDSLFYDEGDDILSSFKDSATIELSKVMMLMLTISDNCASLWLQGLSGGGKRINELLDSLGFKNTRVNSRTPGREADRSQYGWGQTTPREIAGFMERVVNNQLLDKASDEKMLRLLGRQYWDEEALSQIPPGVFVADKNGAVDESRNEVVYVNSNNNPYIFSIFSKNNADTSWEYNNEAWVLTRKLSSLLWQYYNPKSKWQATSVSEVK; from the coding sequence ATGCTACGACCTACTTTATTACTTCTGTTATGCATTCCATTAATATTAACAGCACAAAAAACAGATACAAAATTACAGTCGCAGATAAAATTTTTGCTGCAGGGTTTTCATGGTAATGTTGGCGTGTTTGTGCATGACCTTAAACATAATAAAATAGTAGCCTTGAATGCTGATTCCGTTTTTCCTACGGCCAGTATTGTAAAGATGCCTATTCTGCTTGGCATTATGGATAAAATAACTACAGGCCAGCTTAATTATCATCAGCGGCTTACTTACACAGATTCGCTTTTTTATGATGAAGGAGATGATATCCTTTCCTCTTTTAAAGACAGTGCCACAATAGAGCTTAGTAAAGTAATGATGCTGATGCTTACCATAAGTGATAACTGCGCCAGCCTTTGGCTGCAGGGCTTATCAGGCGGTGGTAAAAGGATCAATGAATTGCTCGATAGTCTAGGTTTTAAAAATACCCGTGTTAACAGCAGAACACCAGGGCGGGAAGCAGACAGAAGTCAATACGGGTGGGGCCAGACAACACCACGGGAAATAGCCGGATTTATGGAGCGGGTTGTAAATAATCAATTATTGGATAAAGCATCTGATGAAAAGATGTTACGGTTGTTAGGGCGCCAGTATTGGGATGAAGAAGCTCTTTCTCAAATTCCACCTGGTGTTTTTGTTGCTGATAAAAATGGCGCTGTGGATGAAAGCCGCAATGAAGTAGTGTACGTAAACAGTAACAACAACCCCTATATCTTCAGCATTTTTTCAAAAAATAATGCAGATACAAGCTGGGAATATAATAATGAAGCCTGGGTGCTTACCAGAAAATTATCTTCATTGTTGTGGCAGTATTACAATCCAAAAAGTAAATGGCAGGCAACATCAGTTTCAGAAGTTAAATGA
- a CDS encoding TIGR04282 family arsenosugar biosynthesis glycosyltransferase, with translation MKAALIILVHDPVPCTVKTGKVDFISEQESFAMRRQLLMHTRHITIDLDADKFLFVNESSDDDIWNRSIYLRRMQRGWGRGDIMMHAFETVFRMGYSKVVMICSDSIETETTHLIHAYDHLNNYDVVIGPAQEGGYYLIGMKKMQPLLFKYKAWNTPVLLQQTLDDIAQLRLTYHLQQVLNDVEEEKEKYLFKHRQ, from the coding sequence ATGAAAGCGGCATTGATCATATTGGTACATGATCCCGTTCCCTGTACAGTAAAGACCGGTAAGGTTGATTTCATCAGTGAACAGGAGTCCTTTGCCATGCGTCGTCAGCTTTTAATGCATACCAGGCATATTACTATTGATTTGGATGCAGACAAGTTTCTTTTTGTAAATGAATCTTCGGATGATGATATATGGAACAGGAGTATTTATCTTAGAAGAATGCAGAGAGGCTGGGGAAGAGGAGACATAATGATGCATGCTTTTGAAACAGTTTTTAGAATGGGTTATTCAAAAGTTGTAATGATATGCAGTGACAGTATAGAAACAGAAACTACTCATCTTATACATGCTTATGATCATCTGAATAATTATGACGTTGTGATAGGGCCTGCACAGGAAGGGGGATATTATTTAATTGGTATGAAAAAAATGCAGCCATTGTTGTTTAAATATAAAGCATGGAATACACCGGTCTTATTACAGCAAACACTTGATGATATTGCACAACTGCGGTTAACTTATCACTTGCAGCAAGTGCTGAATGACGTGGAAGAAGAAAAAGAGAAATATCTTTTTAAACACAGGCAATAA
- a CDS encoding MGMT family protein produces the protein MKKSAILKKQKEKVPVKDKSKEFSFFEDVWAVVRQIPKGRVTSYGAIASYLGTKLSARMVGWAMNGASYAKPKVPAQRVVNRNGMLSGKMHFETPTRMQELLEKEGVRVEKDKVIDFEKRFWNPLKELGL, from the coding sequence ATGAAGAAAAGCGCAATACTAAAAAAGCAAAAAGAAAAAGTTCCTGTAAAAGATAAGTCAAAAGAATTTTCTTTCTTCGAAGATGTATGGGCTGTAGTAAGACAAATTCCTAAGGGACGTGTCACTTCTTATGGCGCTATTGCCAGCTATCTCGGCACAAAACTTTCAGCCCGGATGGTTGGATGGGCCATGAATGGTGCATCGTATGCTAAACCAAAAGTTCCGGCACAAAGAGTTGTAAACAGAAATGGAATGCTCAGTGGCAAGATGCATTTTGAAACACCGACCCGAATGCAGGAGCTTTTGGAAAAAGAAGGGGTTAGGGTCGAAAAAGATAAGGTAATAGATTTTGAAAAACGGTTCTGGAATCCTTTAAAAGAGTTAGGGTTGTAA
- a CDS encoding FEKKY domain-containing protein, whose product MLKSGLFLLAFYLLSCGTNRQQLITFSALDDTSLKIFTTGIPDLEAITQMNFLAKSYGFKYSPIGCVVTKTTMDSVQKANDSAYKILEKRFGKEWKTNFYSQFDTINQIRQYADSVFISQVKNNEKYFYYLVMPDSINKQYKIKLYSKDSLNSKSELIVHYIMTITLKQKLKANIYKIVEKL is encoded by the coding sequence ATGCTTAAATCAGGTTTATTTCTTCTTGCCTTTTATTTACTTTCATGTGGCACCAATAGACAACAGCTAATAACATTTAGCGCCCTAGATGATACATCTCTGAAAATCTTCACGACAGGGATTCCAGATTTAGAAGCAATAACTCAAATGAACTTTCTCGCTAAAAGTTATGGATTTAAATACTCTCCAATTGGTTGCGTTGTGACAAAAACAACAATGGACAGTGTTCAAAAGGCAAATGATTCGGCTTACAAAATTTTGGAAAAAAGATTTGGTAAGGAATGGAAGACAAATTTCTATTCACAATTTGATACAATAAATCAAATAAGACAATACGCTGATAGCGTATTTATTTCGCAGGTCAAAAACAATGAGAAATACTTTTATTACTTAGTCATGCCTGACTCTATAAATAAACAATACAAGATAAAGTTATACAGCAAGGATTCGCTGAATTCGAAATCAGAACTAATAGTGCATTATATAATGACAATTACTTTAAAACAAAAACTAAAAGCTAATATTTATAAAATTGTAGAGAAATTATAA
- a CDS encoding heme-binding domain-containing protein: MKKKIFIVLVVLIVVIQFFKPAKNLSTSKSPNDISSVYNVPENIGVILDKACNDCHTNNTVYPWYAEIQPVAWWLNNHIEEGKEELNFSEFASYSPARQYRKLEEVKKQIDEGEMPISSYTLIHTNAKLTDAEKQTLLSWTEGIRTEMKAKYPADSLVIKKGPRPPEE; this comes from the coding sequence ATGAAAAAGAAAATATTTATTGTCCTCGTAGTATTAATTGTAGTTATACAATTTTTCAAGCCCGCTAAAAATCTAAGTACCTCAAAAAGTCCAAACGATATTTCTAGTGTATACAATGTGCCAGAGAACATAGGTGTAATACTTGACAAAGCATGCAATGATTGTCACACTAACAATACTGTGTACCCATGGTATGCGGAAATACAACCAGTAGCATGGTGGCTTAATAACCACATTGAAGAAGGCAAAGAAGAACTTAACTTCAGTGAATTTGCATCCTATTCCCCCGCACGTCAATACCGCAAGCTGGAAGAAGTAAAGAAACAGATCGATGAAGGTGAAATGCCAATCAGTTCTTACACGCTTATTCATACCAACGCAAAACTTACTGATGCAGAAAAACAAACTTTGCTATCATGGACCGAAGGAATTCGCACTGAAATGAAAGCAAAATATCCGGCAGACAGCCTTGTTATTAAAAAAGGGCCACGTCCTCCTGAAGAATAG